One Salvelinus sp. IW2-2015 linkage group LG4q.2, ASM291031v2, whole genome shotgun sequence DNA window includes the following coding sequences:
- the LOC111963553 gene encoding sodium-dependent multivitamin transporter isoform X1 has product MDPLGTMHFTTIDYVIFALLLVASMGIGLYYALSGGRQRTTQEFLLADRSMSCLPVSLSLIATFQSAVAIVGVPAEIYTHGTQYWFIGCAYILGLLIPAHVFIPVFYRLHLTSAYQYLELRFSKPVRICGTLTFIFQTVIYMGVCVYTPALALNAVTGFDLWGAVLATGLVCTLYTTLGGLKAVIWTDVFQTIVMFAGQLAVIVVGVQQTGGLAEVWRKVWEGNRISGIDLNPDPTERYTFWTLGVGGVFLMLSLYGVNQAQVQRYLSSKTEREAIMSCYMVFPSLQVALALSCVMGLVMFARYCGEDQFHKIGNLSKNEMVLYFVMDMLQDIPGLSGLFIACLFSAALSTISSAFNSLATVTLEDLIKPHCSSMTEARATLLSKGLACSYGLICLAMAYLTHLMSDSVLQAVFKIFGMVGGPLLGIFCLGMFFPWANSTGALAGLGSGLAMAFWVGIGSIVTRTSGGSAAVSHFNCTAVQLSGNITTAIGTALNSTAVPTSTSSQPMGLQRFYSLSFMWYSALSSFTVVITGLIVSFLTGPMKEEDVTPGTLYPLLGNMLFFVPENLKQNLCCATPLGHRPFIQECPPAQHKESNVQAVYTEEEEERQNFLPTSTTPVMEHETTV; this is encoded by the exons ATGGATCCTTTGGGAACAATGCACTTCACCACTATCGACTATGTCATATTTGCCCTTTTGCTGGTGGCATCCATGGGCATAGGGCTGTATTACGCCCTGTCAGGGGGTCGACAGCGCACCACTCAGGAGTTCCTGCTAGCGGACCGGAGCATGAGCTGCCTTCCTGTATCCCTGTCACTTATCGCTACATTTCAGTCAGCGGTGGCTATAGTGGGCGTGCCGGCAGAGATCTATACCCATGGCACTCAGTACTGGTTCATAGGCTGTGCTTACATCTTGGGCCTATTAATTCCAGCACACGTTTTCATTCCTGTGTTCTACAGGCTGCATCTTACCAGCGCTTACCAG TATCTGGAACTGCGCTTTAGCAAACCAGTGCGTATCTGTGGAACACTTACCTTCATCTTTCAGACA GTCATCTatatgggtgtttgtgtgtacactCCGGCCCTAGCACTCAATGCAG TTACTGGCTTTGATCTATGGGGAGCAGTACTGGCCACTGGACTGGTGTGTACACTGTATACTACTCTG GGAGGCCTGAAGGCAGTGATCTGGACAGATGTCTTCCAGACCATAGTGATGTTTGCTGGCCAACTGGCGGTCATCGTGGTGGGGGTCCAGCAGACTGGAGGGTTAGCAGAGGTCTGGAGGAAGGTCTGGGAGGGGAACCGTATCTCTGGCATAGA CCTGAATCCTGACCCTACGGAGAGGTACACGTTCTGGACCCTGGGGGTGGGAGGGGTCTTCCTGATGCTGTCTCTGTACGGGGTGAACCAGGCCCAGGTCCAGAGATACCTCAGCTCCAAGACCGAGAGGGAAGCCATCAT GTCTTGCTACATGGTGTTTCCCTCTCTACAGGTAGCTCTAGCTCTGAGCTGTGTCATGGGGCTGGTCATGTTCGCACGTTACTGTGGGGAGGACCAATTTCACAAAATAGGCAACTTATCAAAAAATGAG ATGGTGTTATACTTTGTTATGGACATGCTGCAGGATATACCTGGTCTGTCTGGACTGTTTATAGCTTGCTTATTTAGTGCAGCTCTCAg CACCATCTCGTCAGCCTTTAACTCTCTGGCCACAGTGACCTTGGAGGACCTGATCAAACCACACTGCTCATCCATGACAGAGGCAAGGGCCACCCTGCTCTCCAAGGGACTGG CATGTTCATATGGACTGATTTGCCTGGCTATGGCCTATTTAACCCACTTGATGAGTGATTCCGTTTTGCAA GCTGTTTTCAAAATCTTTGGAATGGTTGGTGGTCCTCTTCTTGGCATCTTCTGTCTCGGGATGTTCTTTCCTTGGGCTAACTCTACT GGTGCCCTGGCAGGTTTGGGGTCAGGCCTGGCGATGGCCTTCTGGGTGGGCATCGGGAGCATCGTAACCCGTACCTCTGGTGGTTCTGCTGCTGTGTCTCATTTCAACTGCACTGCTGTACAACTCTCAGGAAACATCACCACAGCCATAGGGACTGCACTCAATAGTACTGCTGTGCCTACTAGTACATCCAG CCAACCAATGGGTCTGCAGAGATTCTACTCCTTATCCTTCATGTGGTACAGTGCTCTCAGCTCTTTCACTGTGGTGATCACAGGGTTGATCGTTAGCTTTCTCACAG gaccaatgaaagaggaggatgtgaCCCCAGGCACTCTGTATCCTCTGTTGGGCAACATGCTGTTCTTCGTACCAGAAAACCTCAAACAGAATCTGTGCTGCGCCACCCCACTGGGGCACAGG CCATTCATCCAGGAATGTCCACCTGCACAACACAAGGAAAGTAATGTTCAGGCCGTctacacagaagaagaagaggagaggcagaaCTTTCTACCCACTTCCACCACACCTGTTATGGAACACGAGACAACTGTGTGA
- the LOC111963553 gene encoding sodium-dependent multivitamin transporter isoform X2: MDPLGTMHFTTIDYVIFALLLVASMGIGLYYALSGGRQRTTQEFLLADRSMSCLPVSLSLIATFQSAVAIVGVPAEIYTHGTQYWFIGCAYILGLLIPAHVFIPVFYRLHLTSAYQYLELRFSKPVRICGTLTFIFQTVIYMGVCVYTPALALNAVTGFDLWGAVLATGLVCTLYTTLGGLKAVIWTDVFQTIVMFAGQLAVIVVGVQQTGGLAEVWRKVWEGNRISGIDLNPDPTERYTFWTLGVGGVFLMLSLYGVNQAQVQRYLSSKTEREAIMSCYMVFPSLQVALALSCVMGLVMFARYCGEDQFHKIGNLSKNEMVLYFVMDMLQDIPGLSGLFIACLFSAALSTISSAFNSLATVTLEDLIKPHCSSMTEARATLLSKGLACSYGLICLAMAYLTHLMSDSVLQAVFKIFGMVGGPLLGIFCLGMFFPWANSTGALAGLGSGLAMAFWVGIGSIVTRTSGGSAAVSHFNCTAVQLSGNITTAIGTALNSTAVPTSTSSQPMGLQRFYSLSFMWTNERGGCDPRHSVSSVGQHAVLRTRKPQTESVLRHPTGAQAIHPGMSTCTTQGK, translated from the exons ATGGATCCTTTGGGAACAATGCACTTCACCACTATCGACTATGTCATATTTGCCCTTTTGCTGGTGGCATCCATGGGCATAGGGCTGTATTACGCCCTGTCAGGGGGTCGACAGCGCACCACTCAGGAGTTCCTGCTAGCGGACCGGAGCATGAGCTGCCTTCCTGTATCCCTGTCACTTATCGCTACATTTCAGTCAGCGGTGGCTATAGTGGGCGTGCCGGCAGAGATCTATACCCATGGCACTCAGTACTGGTTCATAGGCTGTGCTTACATCTTGGGCCTATTAATTCCAGCACACGTTTTCATTCCTGTGTTCTACAGGCTGCATCTTACCAGCGCTTACCAG TATCTGGAACTGCGCTTTAGCAAACCAGTGCGTATCTGTGGAACACTTACCTTCATCTTTCAGACA GTCATCTatatgggtgtttgtgtgtacactCCGGCCCTAGCACTCAATGCAG TTACTGGCTTTGATCTATGGGGAGCAGTACTGGCCACTGGACTGGTGTGTACACTGTATACTACTCTG GGAGGCCTGAAGGCAGTGATCTGGACAGATGTCTTCCAGACCATAGTGATGTTTGCTGGCCAACTGGCGGTCATCGTGGTGGGGGTCCAGCAGACTGGAGGGTTAGCAGAGGTCTGGAGGAAGGTCTGGGAGGGGAACCGTATCTCTGGCATAGA CCTGAATCCTGACCCTACGGAGAGGTACACGTTCTGGACCCTGGGGGTGGGAGGGGTCTTCCTGATGCTGTCTCTGTACGGGGTGAACCAGGCCCAGGTCCAGAGATACCTCAGCTCCAAGACCGAGAGGGAAGCCATCAT GTCTTGCTACATGGTGTTTCCCTCTCTACAGGTAGCTCTAGCTCTGAGCTGTGTCATGGGGCTGGTCATGTTCGCACGTTACTGTGGGGAGGACCAATTTCACAAAATAGGCAACTTATCAAAAAATGAG ATGGTGTTATACTTTGTTATGGACATGCTGCAGGATATACCTGGTCTGTCTGGACTGTTTATAGCTTGCTTATTTAGTGCAGCTCTCAg CACCATCTCGTCAGCCTTTAACTCTCTGGCCACAGTGACCTTGGAGGACCTGATCAAACCACACTGCTCATCCATGACAGAGGCAAGGGCCACCCTGCTCTCCAAGGGACTGG CATGTTCATATGGACTGATTTGCCTGGCTATGGCCTATTTAACCCACTTGATGAGTGATTCCGTTTTGCAA GCTGTTTTCAAAATCTTTGGAATGGTTGGTGGTCCTCTTCTTGGCATCTTCTGTCTCGGGATGTTCTTTCCTTGGGCTAACTCTACT GGTGCCCTGGCAGGTTTGGGGTCAGGCCTGGCGATGGCCTTCTGGGTGGGCATCGGGAGCATCGTAACCCGTACCTCTGGTGGTTCTGCTGCTGTGTCTCATTTCAACTGCACTGCTGTACAACTCTCAGGAAACATCACCACAGCCATAGGGACTGCACTCAATAGTACTGCTGTGCCTACTAGTACATCCAG CCAACCAATGGGTCTGCAGAGATTCTACTCCTTATCCTTCATGTG gaccaatgaaagaggaggatgtgaCCCCAGGCACTCTGTATCCTCTGTTGGGCAACATGCTGTTCTTCGTACCAGAAAACCTCAAACAGAATCTGTGCTGCGCCACCCCACTGGGGCACAGG CCATTCATCCAGGAATGTCCACCTGCACAACACAAGGAAAGTAA
- the LOC111963575 gene encoding centromere protein O-like, with translation MARHTQLQDLLHGHHLIGGYDIGVYLETYNLEMNLGSNLRICRHNIPPFIPLERLVKQSNMQTDVRAFLYTLSQYLNAYVGRKQQLHLIKELHSSVQVMESNTLYTILVLMFTIPGEKAGAALCTLEYADHTRCLPNRVNIV, from the exons AtggccagacacacacaactgcaggACCTGCTTCATGGTCACCACCTTATCG GTGGGTATGATATAGGCGTCTACCTTGAGACATATAACCTGGAGATGAACCTGGGGTCTAATCTGAGAATTTGTCGCCACAACATCCCTCCATTCATACCCCTGGAGAGGCTGGTCAAGCAGAGCAACATGCAGACAGACGTCAGGGCTTTCCTGTATACCCTCAGCCAATATCTCAATGCCTACGTTGGCcg caagcagCAGCTGCACCTCATCAAG GAGCTTCATAGCTCTGTTCAGGTGATGGAGAGTAATACTCTCTATACTATACTGGTGCTGATGTTCACTATACCAGGAGAGAAAGCCGGGGCTGCACTGTGTACACTGGAGTATGCCGACCACACACGATGCCTGCCCAACCGGGTCAACATAGTCTGA